A stretch of Nitrososphaerota archaeon DNA encodes these proteins:
- a CDS encoding MFS transporter, translated as MQDKKGLLLPALTLGHTSHHIYTAIIPALLPVFKSTFNLTYIEAALLPTAFQAGLTAQIAVGIYSDRTAKRSIVVSAGLAATAVTIAALTLAHTYHLLLALSFLAGVAASTYHPAGTTLVTEHYPRKMGFALGIHALGGTLGTSLGPIMLGALAAYLSWQEALYLIALPGLLASLIYSRLVRDVRVAEASKQKHHASDEGSIKQAAPLLTVFIAAYLMGQFAVETTVDFIPLYLTTIFLVAAPTAAILLGLMRILGVIGGPIGGAMVDKIGSKRVLSLSFFGQAACILLLLQLQLGWALYIILALIGFFFAIEIP; from the coding sequence GTGCAAGATAAGAAGGGACTCCTATTACCAGCCTTAACACTTGGGCACACATCCCACCACATATACACCGCCATCATACCAGCCCTACTACCAGTCTTCAAGAGCACCTTCAACCTAACATATATCGAAGCAGCCCTACTACCCACAGCCTTCCAAGCAGGCTTAACCGCGCAGATCGCTGTAGGCATATACTCAGACAGAACAGCGAAGCGAAGCATAGTGGTCTCAGCAGGGTTAGCAGCTACAGCGGTAACCATAGCGGCTTTAACCCTAGCGCACACCTACCACCTCCTACTAGCCCTATCTTTTCTGGCTGGTGTAGCGGCGAGCACATATCACCCAGCTGGCACAACCCTGGTAACAGAGCACTACCCACGTAAAATGGGGTTCGCACTAGGAATACACGCCTTAGGCGGCACTTTGGGTACATCCCTAGGACCTATCATGCTGGGCGCCTTGGCAGCTTACTTGAGCTGGCAAGAAGCCCTCTACCTCATCGCCCTACCTGGGCTATTAGCATCATTAATCTACTCCAGGTTGGTTAGAGATGTGAGGGTTGCTGAGGCAAGCAAGCAGAAGCACCACGCATCTGACGAGGGCTCAATTAAGCAAGCAGCACCACTGTTAACGGTCTTCATAGCAGCATACCTTATGGGGCAGTTCGCAGTTGAAACAACAGTAGACTTCATACCCCTGTACCTAACCACAATCTTCCTAGTTGCAGCACCGACCGCAGCAATACTATTGGGTTTGATGCGCATACTCGGGGTGATCGGTGGACCAATAGGTGGGGCTATGGTGGATAAGATTGGTTCGAAGCGCGTCCTCAGCCTAAGCTTCTTCGGCCAAGCGGCATGCATACTGCTCCTACTTCAACTACAGTTAGGTTGGGCACTCTACATCATACTCGCACTGATAGGCTTCTTCTTCGCCATCGAAATACC
- a CDS encoding restriction endonuclease translates to MGAQVSRRVLAKILVAMRAGEVGLEELREEVGLPEEIFREACALLSSNQVGVWGERSVTFERSDKMKAAILLCSLGEPLDDVSKILSWSEFEDMASTLLESVGYEVRRRVRLKEPRCEIDVVAAKEDLALVIDCKHWRKTVGQSRMYRIIEAQINRTKSLSTSNLTVIKRCDKFLPVILTLYGERPTVVEGVPIVPINLLSNFITEVRGYLNELNVIKVKQQG, encoded by the coding sequence ATGGGTGCCCAAGTAAGTAGAAGGGTTCTAGCAAAGATCTTAGTGGCTATGAGAGCTGGGGAGGTGGGGTTAGAGGAGCTTAGAGAAGAGGTTGGGCTGCCTGAGGAGATCTTTAGAGAAGCCTGCGCACTACTCTCATCAAACCAAGTTGGGGTGTGGGGTGAGCGAAGCGTCACCTTCGAGAGAAGCGATAAGATGAAGGCAGCAATCCTCCTCTGCAGCCTAGGTGAGCCTCTAGACGATGTTTCGAAGATACTATCTTGGTCTGAGTTTGAGGATATGGCATCTACCCTTCTTGAGAGCGTGGGTTATGAGGTTAGGAGAAGGGTTAGGCTCAAAGAGCCTAGGTGTGAGATAGATGTTGTGGCTGCTAAGGAGGACCTAGCTTTAGTCATAGACTGCAAACATTGGAGGAAGACTGTAGGGCAGTCGAGGATGTATCGAATAATAGAGGCTCAGATCAACAGAACCAAATCTCTATCCACCAGCAACCTAACCGTCATAAAAAGATGTGACAAATTCCTACCCGTAATCCTAACCCTCTACGGCGAAAGACCCACCGTAGTGGAGGGCGTACCTATTGTGCCGATCAACCTCCTCTCAAACTTCATTACGGAGGTAAGAGGGTATCTGAATGAGTTAAATGTGATAAAGGTTAAGCAACAAGGTTAG